The Pseudochaenichthys georgianus unplaced genomic scaffold, fPseGeo1.2 scaffold_522_arrow_ctg1, whole genome shotgun sequence sequence GTGGGTTTACATCTAGTGGTTACACTGATGcttaaataaatgttgaaatagTATATACTACAGTTAATGGAGAGCAATTTAAAATGCAGccccattttattttattcaagtTTATCGTTTGCATGTAATGTGGTATACGAGTACGATCCAGTTCCAGTCGACTGTAAAGTGAAACAAAAACCGACACATTTACAGCTTCACTGGTTTCTGGCTTTGAGTCCCAACAGGCACTTTGTTGCAGGGACCAAAATACATCCCAGGAAGTTACATCTGCCACAAGGCGTTGTAgtctaaaaacaaatgtgtgATGTCATGAATAGCATTGAGTCAAGTCTTGCTTCAGATGCCTTGAAATAATGGCATCTGTAACTATACTCGTCTAAACATTCATAGtgtcactttttttttataatcaGTCCTCAAAAACAGGAGTGAATACatttgctaagctaaaggaacaACTCAAGGCTTTGTAATCTAATTGTACCTCAAACATATTGACTACCCTAGTAGAGTTCTGGGTACTCTATTAGAATGCAGTCTCCAGTCAGAAAACCCAATGGACACGAAGTTATGAGACCATGTTTATATCTTAATGTGAAGGTAATTATATTGCCAGGAGCCCATTGTAACTACCCTTTTAAAGAGGCTACTCATGTACAAAGGCTTTGTTGCAGGAACTGAAGTTCAAATATAAACTGGCTGACCTCCAATACATCACCTTTATACAGCCGTTACAACTGAAGCAAATGACACCCCAGAAGATAACTGCCATGGTGTAGTACCGTTTCTAGCAGACAAGCCCAAGAACAGACATGGACGACAAATTACAATTTTTAGTCCACTCCTAAATGTTTACCGTTATATGGAATACTTTTGCTCATTAGGAAACAATTGTTTGCATTTAATTGTTTTTAGCTGTGAGCAGGTCATCAGTTTCCCTTGTGTATTgcaacattaaaaagcaaacaaaTGAAAGTTTGAATCATTTATTATCTCTTTGAGTCCATTGTTTCAGGAAGGTCAGATTCTGTAGCAGTGGTGTTGGACAGTGGGGGCACAGCCACATTAACCGCAGCAGTTGGGAGGACTTCATCGAGCGCCGCTGTGTTGGTACTGTTCAGCACCGCTGCCTTCGGCTGCAGGTGGGCCTCAGGAGAGGTTCTCTCTAGAAGTTCAGGAACTTCCTCAGCATCCCCATCTGGAGTCGTAGCAGTGTTCATGTAAAAGGTGCATTGCAgagtgccatttaaaaaaaagagttaCGACTTTTCACATTTTACCTTTTTCTCTTCCACTTTTGTCTTCTTCGTCTTTGTTCTGCTCAGAAGCTAAAGTCACAACGTCCACCTGGTTTTGGGTCGATGATGAATCAGGAAGCAGTCCTTTCCTCTGATCTTTGACAGAAAAACAATTCAACATTAAGATTTCATTATGGGCCATTTTAATATTAATTTAGAGATTGTTAAAGGCTTCAAATGAACAAAGAATAATTCAATACCGGCATTGACTTACCAACTCTGTTTATTCCACTCCTCCACCGGCTGCCATACATTGTAGATCTGCTGATTTGATCAAGAATGGAAGAAGGCTCCTCTGCAGGTATGGGTTGGCTTTTCTGCTTGGCTGGCAAGACCATCATCGGTCCCACTCTGGCCTGATGTTCCCACACTAACACAAACCAGCACAATGCATGTTAATGCAGTCACCCAGCCGTCACCACGTCTAAAACCTACGCCAAGACATGCGTCACAATTGATCATTATGACGACATCTATTCTGCAGCCAATATTCATCATACAGGTTTCTACAAGCTCCCCACCTGTACCGGTCTTCAGTCCGCTCCTCCAGAGGGGTTCACGCTCTTCTGGCTTCACAAACCCTCGAGGCCTAAACTTGCTCGGGCTGCTGGGAGTTTGCTCAACTCCTATTGGTCTTTGGCATTGCCCACATAAGTAGTCATTACCATCAGCGGACCGCCAtctgataaataaaaaacattcagcACCAATACTTTGTTTTGTGTGTAATTTCACATATTTCAGACTGGATCTCACTTACCTTCCATTCACAAAGGTGCACGCCTTGGTTGTTGCATCCGTGCTATTTATTGGCACAGCATACAGGTGACATGTGATGTAGAGCTATGAGAAAAGCAGGTGTTgggaaacatgcacacacaatcaTGTTTGAGGCAATTTAATAGAGCCTCACCTCCCCTCTGTCCTCATTGTAAAATCTGAAGGCATCAATGGACATGTGGAGCTTGTCATCCTGTGTCCTGGCTAAGAACTGAGACCTTGAGCCTGGAAGCTGAGAGTCAACAAAGCACCTATGATGAGGACAAACAAAAAGAGCAACACTAAATTAGCACTCATTGACTACTATAACAAGAGtctacattacccacaatgcaactccaCCGCTAACATTTCTAGTCATATCGAGAGGCGAAGTCtctccctttccgggggacctccatgggacctcatttctaaaaagtatgtattgaagtcaatggagagagaaagatgatctttcgatcccgtttgaattgtgccacgaattacacacatgacgtttgtcaatttaaaagataattttgcaagtcaaaaaataaaagtgtgtcTTAAAAATGTGaagtaacatttttttttttgtgaaaccgctcaatgaactacctcTCGCGTCACagaccaagacggccgtcacgttggcacatttcattTCTTCCTTTCAGAAcgaggcgaaaagtattaaaagagctGAAAATCACTCAAAGTCTGGgcgcgttgagagctgtacacacaaggggagttagttgattcctaagagccagcatgcgggaccaggactcgtagtctttctagttgcgtatttttcatagtcttatatttcaacagttttactacaaactgacttttttgacatggaaattactTTTTAAGATTAACAAACGTCATGTGTGTAATTCattgcacaattcaaacggggttGAAAgataatctctctctctctccattgacttcaatacgcAATTTttcccgaaataaggtcccatgggtcgaaAGTAGACGGCcaggacttcgcctctctattggcaAGTTCTGGAAGTAGTTCTTTAGAGTGAGAACTGCACAAATCTGACCTGTGCCTTTGCCAATTGTGGCACAGAAAGGAAGAACTAGAATACCAAAGattaaaagcaaactgcagCTAGCTAATGGCTAACTTGAAGACGACACTAAAGGAATGATCTTTTATTAACCTGTCACTCGAGTCAGCATTGCTCGTGTCTGAATTAAACCACTTGAAGAGCCTTACACATTAAACAGCTCCCTCTAGGGTCAGAAAAAGAATTTACTTTTTGCCATTTAGCAATTTGCAGCCTTACCCATTTCCAATGAAGGCATGCCTGGGGCTGGAGTGCATGTCAGGGCTCAGCGTAGCCACGCAGCTGCTCACAAACACTCGGAGCGCCACGTGATGCCCGATTCTGACCGAGGCCTCGATGCCGATGGGCTCACCGAGATGAAACACGTTAGAGCCTCTTGTGTGCTGCCAGTCACCTGCACACGGACAGACACAAGTACTAAGTGCAAATAGAGACACGACAACTCATAACATGAGATCATTATCAAAACCCACTTGTCATGATTCTCAAGTTAAACTgcaacatttccactgcagcctggGTCGCCATGAAGGGGCTCCAGGTAGGCCTGAGTGAAGAACTGGACAAACTGTACTTCCTAAGaaacagaaaacatgcatttaaaaaaagacggACATCATTCAAAGATTTTTACAATgtgagctttaaaaacaaaaagagaCAAAGACCTTTCGTAATGACATTCAATTGGAATTACAGCCTCCTCCATTCGAACAACACCATATGGAGAAGCCTCAGGAGAGTATATGAGGAGGTTTGTGTAGATCAGAGAGTCCTCAGTTACCTGTGGAGAGTAGACGTGTTTAAAACTAGAAGCTTTAATGAATCAGATTTGAAatgaaatatatttaaagttacCCAGCGTCTGGTGCCGCACTCCACAAGTCCAACACTGATACTGTACTCATCTGCTGAAGACGCTGTAGCTCTGCAGTACTGGTTGTTGGTCTCTACTCCAAGGCGTATCTCGTCACCATCAACAGGAGCTCCAACCGCAAACATATCGGCTTTGATGACAATCTCCAAGGAGTCTGGATGACAGGTCACTGTGATGGTATTCACCTGCTGCGGTTCCTCAGCCGGAGACTTCTGCTGCCCGGGTTCTGACCTGCCTGTGTTCGCAAGGCTCTGAAACGAAGCATCTTGTGTGTAACGTGTGGACGGGAAAGCAAAAGAGGAGCGAACACAGAGTCCTACAAGGAGGATAACCTGACAATTAAAGGCCTCCATAAGTGAAACTGATAACAGGAAGCTGCTCTCTGTCTTCCTGACTGACTCACAGTAGGCCTATGGTTCAGGGTGAGCGGTGGAGCTTTTTTAAACTCTAGCCGATCATTATCCTCATCAGAGCAGCACACCTGCGTCCAATCAGACACGCATCAGCTTAATTGGCTGCACACTCTGAACTCAATACATGAGGCTGATTGGGAGAGAGGTGAAGGGCGTTTTCACATGTTTAAAATGTGCATATATTTGCTTCATTGCTTGTTACTTtggattttaaataaaatgttagtgttGCAGTTCATGAAAACCATGCAGGAAGCATTTTGACTAGTGATGGCGaaatgaagccttatgaagctttgaagctttccagccaattggttcgcaaaagggttcatctcatgaggcttcatcatgggcttcatctgaacactaaccccctgctggtcaaagtgtgtacaacaggcagattggacatctcaacagtgtgctctgtcataccgagttcccaatgagtaaagccttagcataactctaaacaaccaacattaaatcatatcttcatgttaacaatattgtatttattccagtttaatgattgtgatggaaagcctaaggaggctggtaaacatcgcaaagagggatttgtattccttaataatattcataaacgtaaccatgttgtagcctgagaaaggctaaaccatatcaaagaatacatttattaactacattatctcatttagctatagcttttataaacaacaaaaaataagtattgttcagtcgttgaaccgggaccctgcggtcaggagtcgactgctttccagctgagccgcaGCACACATGCTGAATctcactgaaaacactgcaacatatttattcatgtttttattcctacatttatttatgcttgtatctatttatacttatgacatgttctgacctctatataagtgagggtctgagctctcttgattccatcgtgtcacgggacccgggtacaggaggggtaatatggttcttataaaTACATCCATGGCATGGGTAATATCAGCACTGTGGTTCAACCATCCatgggttcaacggttcaaccgatctgagtcgcttcctgaagcagtcacgtggtatcgacaggcagcgaggcttcgtttgtcatcgatgacgtcactggcccaaaacgatacaagcctcgatacatgcttcacaaaaagcttcggggattactcgacacacgctccgaagcctcggcacaatacgtaacatcactaattTTGACATCCCCCTGGATCCTTAATTTGTACACCTCACATTATTATGGTTGTCTATGGTGtcatttaattatgtttttaatcTGTCATCCATGTTTTGTTGatctgtacaaactgtaaatCCCGCAGGGACAAATATATAACTTTTGATTTTGGGCTACATAAATAACATTCGATCTAATTTGATcttttgtttaaaacataagaCATGTCATACAAAAATCCATCCATGCAGTTAAAACTAAAATAAAGTAttgtatatatacacacatatagtgc is a genomic window containing:
- the LOC117443021 gene encoding zona pellucida sperm-binding protein 3-like, which produces MEAFNCQVILLVGLCVRSSFAFPSTRYTQDASFQSLANTGRSEPGQQKSPAEEPQQVNTITVTCHPDSLEIVIKADMFAVGAPVDGDEIRLGVETNNQYCRATASSADEYSISVGLVECGTRRWVTEDSLIYTNLLIYSPEASPYGVVRMEEAVIPIECHYERKYSLSSSSLRPTWSPFMATQAAVEMLQFNLRIMTSDWQHTRGSNVFHLGEPIGIEASVRIGHHVALRVFVSSCVATLSPDMHSSPRHAFIGNGCFVDSQLPGSRSQFLARTQDDKLHMSIDAFRFYNEDRGELYITCHLYAVPINSTDATTKACTFVNGRWRSADGNDYLCGQCQRPIGVEQTPSSPSKFRPRGFVKPEEREPLWRSGLKTGTVWEHQARVGPMMVLPAKQKSQPIPAEEPSSILDQISRSTMYGSRWRSGINRVDQRKGLLPDSSSTQNQVDVVTLASEQNKDEEDKSGREKDGDAEEVPELLERTSPEAHLQPKAAVLNSTNTAALDEVLPTAAVNVAVPPLSNTTATESDLPETMDSKR